The Mycolicibacterium smegmatis genome has a window encoding:
- a CDS encoding iron-containing redox enzyme family protein: MMTIPTTLQPPLPDAQGRISAAVISELKGRAPHNHLEPVWVPLRDADPLGLDIQLALYVCYELHYRGFDGVDPDWEWSAGLLHLRSQLERVFLEAVRKEIGTIPPDVTAASEMERLSVEPVDGTGPSYFLRDHGTWEQMREYFVHRSLYHLKEGDPHAWLIPRIGGQAKASFVAIEYDEYGAGHGNHLHQQLFADLMEAAGLDTTYLGYIGHVPAESLALVNLMSMFGLHRKLRGAAAGHFAATEITSSPGSQRLTAALKRLGAPEPCVRFYAEHVEADAVHEQVVRLNVIGDLVEREPELDADVVFGIRAFDALEDRLADHLMKSWTAERSSLTRPLDD, encoded by the coding sequence ATGATGACTATCCCGACCACCCTGCAACCGCCGCTTCCCGACGCCCAGGGCCGCATATCGGCCGCGGTGATATCCGAGCTCAAAGGCCGTGCACCGCACAATCACCTCGAACCCGTGTGGGTTCCGCTGCGTGACGCCGACCCCCTGGGGCTGGACATCCAACTCGCGCTGTACGTCTGTTACGAACTGCACTACCGCGGGTTCGACGGCGTCGACCCCGACTGGGAGTGGAGCGCCGGACTCCTGCACTTGCGCTCTCAGCTCGAACGCGTCTTCCTCGAGGCCGTTCGTAAGGAGATCGGCACCATCCCGCCCGACGTCACCGCAGCCAGTGAGATGGAGCGGTTGTCCGTCGAGCCGGTGGACGGCACCGGGCCGTCCTACTTCCTGCGCGACCACGGCACGTGGGAGCAGATGCGGGAGTACTTCGTACACCGTTCGCTGTATCACCTCAAGGAGGGTGACCCGCACGCGTGGCTGATCCCCAGGATCGGCGGTCAGGCGAAGGCGTCGTTTGTGGCGATCGAGTACGACGAATACGGGGCCGGCCACGGCAACCACCTGCACCAGCAGCTCTTCGCCGACCTGATGGAGGCGGCCGGCCTGGACACCACCTACCTCGGCTACATCGGACACGTACCCGCCGAGTCCCTCGCGCTGGTGAACCTGATGTCGATGTTCGGGCTGCACCGCAAACTCCGCGGGGCCGCTGCCGGGCATTTCGCGGCAACCGAGATCACCTCGTCTCCGGGATCGCAGCGGCTGACGGCCGCGCTGAAGCGCCTCGGTGCCCCCGAGCCGTGTGTGCGGTTCTACGCCGAGCACGTGGAGGCCGACGCCGTGCACGAACAGGTGGTGCGGCTCAACGTGATCGGCGACCTCGTCGAGCGCGAACCCGAACTCGACGCCGACGTGGTGTTCGGCATCCGCGCGTTCGACGCGTTGGAAGACCGCCTGGCCGATCATCTGATGAAGAGCTGGACGGCCGAGCGCAGCTCGCTCACCAGGCCCCTGGACGACTGA
- a CDS encoding CDGSH iron-sulfur domain-containing protein: MTAQRRTVQITDRGPMLVEGPVCIELPDGSKVESDRFMVAVCTCRRSKTYPLCDTSHRKRVRPDKTARQTA, encoded by the coding sequence ATGACCGCGCAGCGCAGGACCGTACAGATCACCGACCGCGGCCCAATGCTGGTCGAAGGCCCGGTGTGCATCGAACTGCCCGACGGGTCGAAGGTCGAATCGGACCGGTTCATGGTCGCGGTGTGCACATGCCGCCGCTCCAAGACCTACCCGTTGTGCGACACGAGCCACCGCAAGCGGGTGAGGCCGGACAAGACGGCCAGACAGACCGCGTGA
- the usfY gene encoding protein UsfY, translating into MADEPVDHARTTRPHAGETMKDARNLPGLAIIGVSLVVFVSSLVAFATDHMSIGGMLVGLAAVGAVVGGAWLATEHYRVRKNEERWYANHPGIMRQHPS; encoded by the coding sequence ATGGCTGACGAACCTGTCGATCATGCCAGGACCACACGACCACACGCCGGCGAGACCATGAAGGACGCCAGAAACCTGCCGGGTCTGGCGATCATCGGCGTCTCCCTCGTGGTGTTCGTGAGCAGCCTGGTCGCGTTCGCGACCGACCACATGAGCATCGGAGGAATGCTGGTGGGGTTGGCCGCGGTCGGTGCAGTGGTGGGCGGGGCCTGGCTGGCCACCGAGCACTACCGCGTCCGCAAGAACGAAGAGCGTTGGTACGCAAATCATCCCGGGATCATGCGGCAGCACCCCAGCTGA
- a CDS encoding IS110 family transposase, which translates to MAAGQVWAGVDVGKEHHWVCVVDDSGKVVLSRRLVNDEQPIRELVAEIDELAERVLWAVDLTTVYAALLLTVLADAGKTVRYLAGRAVWQASATYRGGEAKTDAKDARVIADQSRMRGQDLPVLHPNDDLISELRMLTGHRADLVADRTRTINRLRQQLVAVCPALERAAQLSQDRGWVVLLARYQRPKAIRQSGVSRLTKVLTDAGVRNAASIAGAAVAAVKTQTVRLPGEEVAAGLVADLAREVIALDDRIKTTDADIEGRFRRHPLAEVITSMPGMGFRLGAELLAAVGDPALIGSADQLAAWAGLAPVSRDSRKRTERLHTPKRYSRRLRRAMYMSALTAIRCDPDSKAYYQRKRDEGKRPIPATICLARRRTNVLYALIRDNRTWQPESPPNIAAA; encoded by the coding sequence ATGGCGGCGGGCCAGGTGTGGGCTGGAGTGGATGTCGGTAAAGAGCATCACTGGGTATGTGTGGTCGACGACAGCGGGAAGGTGGTGTTGTCGCGCCGGTTGGTTAACGATGAGCAACCGATCCGAGAGCTCGTGGCTGAAATCGACGAGCTGGCCGAGCGAGTGTTGTGGGCGGTGGACCTGACCACGGTGTATGCCGCCCTGTTGTTGACGGTGCTGGCCGACGCTGGCAAAACGGTCCGGTACCTGGCCGGCCGGGCGGTGTGGCAGGCCTCGGCGACCTACCGCGGTGGGGAGGCCAAAACCGACGCCAAAGATGCACGGGTGATCGCCGACCAGTCGCGGATGCGCGGGCAGGACTTGCCCGTTCTGCATCCCAATGATGACTTGATCAGCGAGTTGCGGATGCTCACCGGCCATCGCGCCGACCTCGTGGCCGACCGCACCCGCACAATAAACCGGCTGCGCCAACAACTCGTCGCGGTCTGCCCGGCCCTGGAACGAGCCGCCCAACTGAGCCAAGACCGTGGCTGGGTGGTATTGCTGGCGCGCTACCAGCGTCCCAAAGCGATTCGGCAAAGCGGTGTTTCGCGGCTGACCAAAGTCTTGACCGATGCCGGTGTGCGCAACGCCGCCTCGATCGCGGGGGCTGCGGTGGCCGCGGTGAAAACCCAGACGGTGCGTCTGCCCGGCGAAGAGGTGGCCGCCGGGTTGGTCGCTGATCTGGCACGGGAGGTGATTGCCCTCGATGACCGCATCAAGACCACCGACGCCGACATCGAGGGCCGATTTCGCCGCCATCCACTCGCCGAGGTGATCACCAGTATGCCCGGCATGGGATTTCGACTCGGCGCCGAACTCCTCGCTGCCGTCGGTGATCCCGCACTGATCGGATCGGCTGACCAACTCGCGGCCTGGGCCGGCCTGGCACCAGTGTCTCGAGACTCCAGAAAGCGCACCGAACGACTGCACACCCCCAAGCGCTACAGTCGCCGACTGCGCCGAGCCATGTACATGTCGGCGTTGACCGCGATCCGCTGCGACCCAGATTCCAAGGCCTACTACCAGCGCAAACGAGACGAAGGAAAGCGGCCGATCCCCGCCACCATCTGCCTGGCACGACGGCGCACCAACGTTCTCTACGCCCTCATCCGCGACAACCGGACCTGGCAACCTGAATCACCCCCAAACATCGCGGCGGCTTGA
- a CDS encoding HemK2/MTQ2 family protein methyltransferase, whose protein sequence is MLAIAAEGVYRPQEDSQLLIDALERSGEVPGRRVLDLCTGSGVVAIAAAHLGAEHVTALDICPRAVEYATANAAAAAADVDVKLGTWNEALNWEPFDLVVCNPPYVPTSPAVDPGSVAPWAGPATAWDGGADGRMILDPLCDVAGAMLAEGGSLFLVQSEFSGVEESLTRLSWSGLKTEVVVTQSIPWGPVVTAQAEWLRETGRLHDGRDDEVLVVIRADKP, encoded by the coding sequence ATGCTCGCTATCGCCGCTGAAGGTGTCTACCGTCCGCAAGAAGACTCGCAGTTGCTCATCGATGCGCTGGAACGCAGTGGCGAGGTACCCGGCCGCCGCGTTCTCGATCTGTGTACGGGAAGCGGGGTTGTGGCGATCGCCGCCGCACACCTGGGTGCCGAACACGTGACCGCGCTGGACATCTGCCCGCGTGCCGTGGAATACGCCACGGCCAACGCCGCGGCGGCAGCAGCCGACGTGGACGTGAAGCTCGGCACCTGGAACGAGGCGCTCAACTGGGAGCCCTTCGATCTGGTCGTGTGCAACCCGCCGTACGTGCCCACCAGTCCTGCGGTCGATCCCGGCAGCGTGGCGCCGTGGGCCGGGCCCGCGACCGCCTGGGACGGCGGCGCGGACGGACGTATGATCCTCGACCCGCTGTGCGACGTGGCGGGTGCGATGCTCGCCGAGGGCGGCTCTCTGTTCCTCGTGCAGTCGGAATTCTCGGGTGTCGAGGAGTCCCTGACCCGCCTGAGCTGGAGCGGTCTCAAGACCGAGGTCGTCGTCACGCAGTCGATCCCGTGGGGTCCCGTGGTGACCGCCCAGGCGGAATGGCTGCGCGAAACCGGCCGGCTGCACGATGGTCGCGACGACGAGGTGCTGGTGGTCATCCGAGCGGACAAGCCATGA
- the lat gene encoding L-lysine 6-transaminase — MTALLNTPVSGSSSPGASPELAPELVRETLARSILADGFDFVLDLEESRGSHLVDARTGERFLDMFTFFASSALGMNHSALADDPEFRAELAQAALNKPSNSDIYSVPMARFVDTFRRVLGDPALPHLFFVDGGALAVENALKVAFDWKSRHNEAHGIDPELGTKVLHLRGAFHGRSGYTLSLTNTDPVKVARFPKFDWPRIDAPYVRPGLDDDAMAALEAESLRQARAAFEAHPHDIACFIAEPIQGEGGDRHFRPEFFAAMRELCDEFDALLIFDEVQTGCGITGTAWAYQQLGVMPDVVSFGKKTQVCGVMAGRRVDEVADNVFAVSSRINSTWGGNLVDMVRSRRILEVIERDGLLDNARDMGAYLLDELRVLATRFPGVVVDPRGRGLMCAFSMPTPEDRDALIRKLWDRHVIMLPSGADSVRFRPALPVTRAEIDACLDAVRAVLSER; from the coding sequence AGTCCCGCGGATCGCATCTGGTCGACGCGCGGACCGGTGAGCGTTTCCTGGACATGTTCACGTTCTTCGCGTCGTCGGCGCTCGGCATGAACCATTCGGCGCTGGCCGACGATCCCGAGTTCCGCGCCGAACTGGCGCAGGCCGCGCTGAACAAGCCCAGCAACTCCGACATCTACAGCGTGCCGATGGCACGGTTCGTCGACACGTTCCGGCGGGTGCTCGGCGACCCGGCGCTGCCGCATCTGTTCTTCGTCGACGGCGGTGCGCTCGCCGTGGAGAACGCACTCAAGGTGGCGTTCGACTGGAAGAGCAGGCACAACGAGGCGCACGGGATCGACCCGGAACTGGGCACCAAGGTCCTGCACCTGCGCGGCGCGTTCCACGGCCGCAGCGGCTACACCCTGTCGCTGACCAACACCGATCCGGTCAAGGTCGCCCGCTTCCCGAAATTCGACTGGCCGCGCATCGACGCGCCCTACGTGCGTCCCGGACTCGACGACGACGCCATGGCGGCGCTGGAGGCCGAGTCGCTGCGCCAGGCGCGTGCGGCGTTCGAGGCACACCCGCACGACATCGCGTGCTTCATCGCCGAACCCATCCAGGGTGAAGGCGGGGACCGCCACTTCCGGCCCGAATTCTTCGCGGCCATGCGCGAACTGTGCGACGAGTTCGACGCGCTGCTGATCTTCGACGAGGTCCAGACGGGCTGCGGCATCACCGGAACCGCCTGGGCCTACCAGCAATTGGGTGTGATGCCCGATGTGGTCTCGTTCGGCAAGAAGACGCAGGTGTGCGGCGTGATGGCCGGGCGCCGTGTCGACGAGGTGGCCGACAACGTGTTCGCCGTGAGCTCGCGCATCAACTCCACCTGGGGCGGAAATCTGGTCGACATGGTGCGCTCGCGCCGCATCCTCGAGGTGATCGAGCGCGACGGCCTGCTGGACAATGCACGCGACATGGGCGCGTACCTGCTCGACGAGTTGCGCGTGCTGGCAACACGATTCCCGGGCGTCGTTGTCGACCCGCGCGGTCGCGGACTGATGTGCGCCTTCAGCATGCCCACGCCCGAGGACCGCGACGCCCTGATCCGCAAGCTGTGGGACCGCCACGTCATCATGCTGCCCAGCGGGGCGGATTCGGTGCGGTTCCGTCCGGCGCTGCCCGTGACGCGCGCCGAGATCGACGCGTGCCTCGACGCCGTGCGCGCCGTGCTCAGCGAGCGCTGA
- a CDS encoding NRAMP family divalent metal transporter, which produces MKKFFAVALGILTAIGGFLDIGDLVTNAVVGSRFGLALVWVVVVGVVGICLFAQMAGRVAAVSGRATFEIIRERLGPRTAAANLGASFFINLMTLTAEIGGVALALQLATDVGTMMWIPVAAFAVWLVVWRVKFTVMENAAGILGLCLIVFAVSVFALQPNWGDLAGQAVQPAIPESESAATYWYYAIALFGAAMTPYEVFFFSSGAVEEHWTTKDLGVSRMNVMVGFPLGGLLSIAIATCATLVLLPQQIEVTSLSQVVMPVVEAGGKLALAFAVIGIVAATFGAALETTLSSGYTLAQFLGWPWGKFRRPAQAARFHVVMFVSIVVGAAVLFTGVDPVLVTEYSVVFSAIALPLTYLPILIVANDPEYMGENTNGKVTNMFGSVYLVIILAASLAAIPLMIVTGAGR; this is translated from the coding sequence ATGAAGAAGTTCTTCGCGGTCGCACTCGGCATCCTGACCGCGATCGGCGGCTTCCTCGACATCGGCGACCTGGTCACCAATGCCGTGGTCGGCTCGCGCTTCGGGCTGGCACTCGTGTGGGTGGTGGTGGTCGGCGTTGTCGGCATCTGCCTGTTCGCGCAGATGGCCGGACGGGTGGCCGCGGTCAGTGGCCGCGCCACGTTCGAGATCATCCGTGAACGCCTCGGCCCGCGCACGGCCGCCGCCAACCTCGGCGCCTCGTTCTTCATCAACCTCATGACGCTGACGGCCGAGATCGGCGGCGTCGCCCTGGCGCTGCAACTCGCCACCGACGTGGGCACGATGATGTGGATACCGGTTGCGGCGTTCGCGGTGTGGCTGGTGGTCTGGCGCGTCAAGTTCACCGTCATGGAGAACGCCGCCGGGATCCTGGGTCTGTGCCTGATCGTGTTCGCCGTCAGTGTCTTCGCGCTGCAACCGAACTGGGGCGACCTCGCGGGTCAGGCCGTACAGCCGGCGATCCCCGAATCGGAATCCGCGGCAACCTACTGGTACTACGCGATCGCGCTCTTCGGCGCGGCGATGACTCCGTACGAGGTGTTCTTCTTCTCCTCGGGCGCCGTCGAAGAACATTGGACCACCAAGGATCTCGGCGTCTCCCGGATGAACGTCATGGTGGGCTTCCCGCTCGGCGGGCTGCTGTCCATCGCGATCGCCACATGCGCCACGCTGGTTTTGTTACCCCAGCAGATCGAGGTGACCTCCCTGTCACAGGTGGTGATGCCCGTCGTCGAGGCCGGCGGCAAGCTCGCGCTCGCGTTCGCGGTCATCGGTATCGTCGCGGCGACTTTCGGTGCGGCGCTGGAGACCACACTGTCGAGCGGATACACACTCGCTCAGTTCCTCGGCTGGCCATGGGGCAAGTTCCGCAGGCCCGCCCAGGCCGCGCGGTTCCATGTGGTGATGTTCGTCAGCATCGTGGTGGGCGCCGCCGTGCTGTTCACCGGCGTCGACCCGGTTCTGGTGACCGAGTACTCGGTGGTGTTCTCGGCGATCGCCCTGCCCTTGACCTATCTGCCCATCCTCATCGTCGCCAACGATCCGGAATACATGGGCGAGAACACGAACGGAAAGGTGACCAACATGTTCGGCTCTGTCTATCTGGTGATCATCCTCGCGGCTTCGCTGGCCGCGATACCGCTCATGATCGTGACGGGAGCCGGACGGTGA
- a CDS encoding DUF4383 domain-containing protein translates to MSSTHATRPGTSARSPLQWAALIVGAVFLLVGIAGFIPGLTSNYGDLTFASHHSEAMLLGIFAVSVLHNLVHLAFGVAGLAMARKPSSARLYLIVGGIIYAVLWLYGLVIDPHSSANFVPVNSADNWLHFALAVLMIGLGVALGRQTTLRATNGEGTGAPGTLN, encoded by the coding sequence ATGAGTTCAACACACGCCACGAGGCCCGGGACCTCCGCCCGGTCGCCCCTTCAGTGGGCGGCGCTCATCGTGGGAGCGGTCTTCCTCCTGGTCGGCATCGCGGGCTTCATCCCGGGCCTGACCTCCAACTACGGTGACCTCACGTTCGCGAGTCACCACTCCGAGGCCATGCTGCTGGGCATCTTCGCGGTGTCGGTCCTGCACAACCTGGTCCACCTGGCGTTCGGTGTCGCCGGTCTGGCCATGGCGCGTAAGCCTTCGTCGGCCCGCCTCTACCTGATCGTCGGCGGCATCATCTACGCGGTGTTGTGGCTGTACGGTCTCGTGATCGATCCGCACAGCTCGGCCAACTTCGTCCCGGTGAACTCCGCTGACAACTGGCTGCACTTCGCGCTCGCGGTGCTCATGATCGGTCTCGGCGTCGCACTCGGCCGCCAGACCACGTTGCGCGCGACCAACGGCGAGGGGACCGGCGCCCCGGGCACCCTGAACTGA
- a CDS encoding cytochrome P450 yields MNNGGHRLHGAQALATLVDLGFPAIASGVIARRPPVLGLLERMQADERAGKRMRRLRSEFGRGPVELVIPGRRIVVVTDPEDVGAVLAQAPEPFHPANREKRKALQWFQPHGVLISQGPIREQRRAVNEAALDSGAAMHRLAESFAAKIAAEADTLVARTLPGHLLDADEFMTAWWRLVRRLTLGERARDDHAITDQLARLRRAGNWSFLSLPHYRARSRFLSHLYRYAEDPEPGTLVGALADVPASGAVDPVGQIPQWLFAFDAAGMALLRALAVLATHPLQRDRALEDAGEPNRPLLRPYLRGCLLESVRLWPTTPAILRDTTEDTHWRDGAERFTVTKGAGLLIVAPAFHRDDQVLPFAHDFVPEIWIDGRAQLYPQLVPFSAGPAECPGRNLVLFTTSTLAANLLNRLHFEVRSEPRPVAGEPLPMTFNHAGIEFSLRPARRAVTAATADPVT; encoded by the coding sequence ATGAATAACGGTGGACACCGGTTGCACGGTGCGCAGGCCCTTGCCACGTTGGTCGATCTCGGGTTCCCGGCGATCGCGTCGGGCGTGATCGCACGACGGCCTCCTGTGCTCGGGCTGCTCGAGCGGATGCAAGCCGACGAACGCGCAGGCAAGAGAATGCGCCGGCTGCGCAGCGAGTTCGGCCGGGGTCCCGTCGAACTGGTGATACCGGGTCGACGCATCGTGGTGGTGACCGATCCCGAGGATGTCGGCGCGGTGCTGGCGCAGGCACCCGAGCCCTTCCACCCCGCCAACCGGGAGAAGCGCAAGGCCCTGCAGTGGTTCCAGCCGCACGGTGTCCTGATCTCTCAGGGCCCGATCCGCGAGCAGCGACGCGCGGTCAACGAGGCCGCACTGGACTCGGGTGCCGCGATGCACCGGTTGGCGGAATCGTTCGCGGCGAAGATCGCCGCCGAGGCGGACACTCTGGTCGCCAGGACCCTGCCGGGCCATCTCCTGGATGCCGACGAGTTCATGACCGCGTGGTGGCGGTTGGTCCGCCGGCTGACGCTGGGGGAGCGGGCCCGCGACGACCACGCGATCACCGACCAACTCGCGCGGCTGCGCCGAGCGGGCAACTGGTCGTTTCTGTCACTCCCGCACTACCGGGCACGTTCGCGGTTCTTGTCCCACCTCTACCGCTACGCCGAAGACCCCGAACCGGGCACGCTGGTCGGTGCGCTCGCCGACGTCCCGGCGAGCGGCGCGGTCGACCCCGTGGGTCAGATACCGCAGTGGCTCTTCGCCTTCGACGCGGCGGGCATGGCGTTGCTGCGGGCGCTCGCGGTACTGGCGACCCATCCATTGCAGCGCGATCGCGCGCTGGAGGACGCCGGCGAGCCGAACCGGCCGCTGCTGCGGCCCTACCTTCGAGGTTGTCTGCTCGAGTCGGTGCGGTTGTGGCCCACCACGCCGGCCATCCTGCGCGACACCACCGAGGACACCCACTGGCGTGACGGCGCCGAGCGCTTCACGGTTACCAAGGGTGCGGGCCTGCTGATCGTGGCGCCCGCGTTCCACCGCGACGACCAGGTGCTGCCCTTCGCGCACGACTTCGTTCCCGAGATCTGGATCGACGGTCGGGCCCAGCTCTATCCGCAACTCGTCCCCTTCTCGGCGGGGCCCGCCGAATGCCCCGGGCGCAACCTGGTGCTGTTCACCACGAGCACGCTGGCGGCGAATCTGTTGAACCGCTTGCACTTCGAAGTTCGGTCCGAGCCGCGGCCGGTGGCGGGCGAACCGTTGCCGATGACGTTCAACCACGCGGGCATCGAGTTCTCCCTGCGTCCCGCGCGGCGCGCGGTCACGGCGGCGACCGCGGATCCGGTGACGTGA
- a CDS encoding restriction endonuclease, which translates to MTRIKLCLAVGLAAALTGHLAGAGLPWTVAIGMVVPLALAALPRFVLAVVRGARTPGPRESTAADMSGLEFEDYVARIARSCGLPVIMTPLSGDWGVDLIVGRRPHRIAIQCKRQSRPVGAGAVQEVVAGAPMQDCTRTMVVSNNEFTPAARKLAELHGCELVGGDDMPRLRSILRRAAADGSRA; encoded by the coding sequence GTGACGCGGATCAAGCTCTGTCTCGCCGTGGGCCTGGCCGCGGCGCTCACGGGTCATCTCGCCGGGGCCGGCCTGCCGTGGACGGTGGCGATCGGCATGGTGGTGCCGCTCGCGCTCGCGGCACTGCCGCGCTTCGTCCTCGCCGTCGTGCGCGGTGCGCGCACCCCGGGTCCCCGCGAGAGCACCGCGGCGGACATGTCGGGCCTGGAGTTCGAGGACTACGTCGCGCGTATCGCCAGATCGTGCGGCCTGCCGGTCATCATGACCCCGCTGAGCGGGGACTGGGGTGTGGACCTCATCGTCGGACGCCGTCCGCACCGCATCGCGATCCAGTGCAAGCGGCAGTCCCGGCCGGTGGGCGCGGGCGCGGTGCAGGAGGTGGTGGCCGGAGCGCCGATGCAGGACTGCACCAGAACCATGGTGGTGTCCAACAACGAGTTCACCCCGGCCGCACGCAAACTCGCCGAGTTGCACGGATGCGAACTCGTCGGCGGTGACGACATGCCGCGTCTGCGGTCCATCCTGCGACGGGCCGCGGCCGACGGGTCCCGGGCGTGA
- the usfY gene encoding protein UsfY gives MGDTAKDPVDHARTTRPHAGETLKDTTNIPALILLFLGGVSFVSCLFAFSTSHETVGIVLAVVAALLFVVSGSWLVIEHRRVTRKERQWNAAHPEVHQSRP, from the coding sequence ATGGGCGACACCGCGAAAGATCCGGTGGACCATGCACGAACGACGAGGCCGCACGCCGGCGAGACGCTGAAGGACACCACCAACATCCCCGCGTTGATCCTGTTGTTCCTGGGCGGTGTGTCCTTCGTGTCGTGTCTGTTCGCGTTCAGCACGAGCCATGAGACGGTCGGTATCGTCCTCGCGGTCGTTGCGGCCCTGTTGTTCGTGGTCAGTGGTTCGTGGCTGGTGATCGAGCACCGGAGGGTGACCCGTAAGGAACGCCAGTGGAATGCCGCCCACCCGGAGGTGCACCAGAGCCGGCCCTGA
- a CDS encoding ribonuclease Z codes for MSMRELVVLGTASQVPTRLRNHNGYLLRWDDEGFLFDPGEGTQRQMLLAGVSASSVTHLCLTHFHGDHCLGVPGIVQRMSLDHVAHPVAAHYPASGQEFFNRLRNASAFHDTVDVREHPVEADGPVAFGAFGTLEARRLDHSVDSIGYRLTEPDSRRMRSDLLALYGIHGPAVGELQREGTIRVSTDTGPGPEVVHLAQVSEPRPGQRFAFVMDTRLCDAVYALAEDTDMLVIESTFLNEHAGLALKYGHLTARQAARVAAECHVRKLVLTHFSQRYGDTQRHFEEAAEVYDGELVVADDLARIAVPRRSP; via the coding sequence GTGTCGATGCGCGAGCTGGTCGTCCTCGGTACCGCGAGCCAAGTTCCGACACGGCTGCGCAATCACAACGGATACCTGTTGCGCTGGGACGACGAGGGCTTCCTGTTCGATCCCGGCGAGGGCACCCAACGCCAGATGCTGCTGGCGGGTGTCTCGGCGAGTTCGGTCACGCACCTGTGCCTGACCCACTTCCACGGCGATCACTGCCTCGGGGTTCCGGGCATCGTGCAACGCATGTCGCTCGATCACGTCGCGCATCCGGTCGCGGCCCACTACCCCGCCTCGGGGCAGGAGTTCTTCAACCGTTTGCGCAACGCAAGCGCGTTCCACGACACCGTCGACGTCCGGGAACATCCGGTGGAGGCGGACGGACCGGTCGCCTTCGGTGCGTTCGGAACCCTTGAAGCGCGCAGGCTCGATCATTCCGTCGATTCGATCGGCTATCGGTTGACCGAACCCGACTCTCGGCGCATGCGCTCAGATCTGCTGGCGCTGTATGGGATTCACGGACCGGCCGTCGGAGAGTTGCAGCGCGAGGGAACGATCCGGGTGAGCACGGACACGGGCCCAGGCCCCGAGGTTGTGCACCTCGCCCAGGTCAGCGAGCCCCGGCCCGGGCAGCGGTTCGCCTTCGTGATGGACACCCGGTTGTGCGACGCGGTGTACGCGCTCGCAGAGGACACCGACATGTTGGTGATCGAGTCGACATTCCTCAACGAACATGCCGGTCTCGCATTGAAATACGGCCACCTGACCGCACGTCAGGCCGCGCGCGTGGCAGCAGAGTGTCACGTGAGGAAACTCGTGCTGACCCATTTCTCACAACGCTACGGCGATACGCAACGTCACTTCGAGGAGGCGGCCGAGGTTTACGACGGGGAGCTCGTGGTGGCGGATGACCTGGCGCGCATCGCCGTTCCACGCCGTTCGCCGTAG
- a CDS encoding flavodoxin family protein — protein sequence MTAPTLNALALVCSLKRSPADSSSDLMARHVCDDLGAAGVGTEILRCADYTIEPGVEADMGGDDQWPQIREKILAADVLVISTPVWVGHPSSITQRVLERLDAELSNTDDAGRPVLAGKVALVAVVGNEDGAHKTVADVFQALNDMGYSIPAQGCTYWNGEAMQGVDFKDLDTVPDPVAGATAAAARNAAHLAGLLSTGPYPPYE from the coding sequence GTGACCGCGCCGACGCTGAACGCTCTGGCGCTGGTGTGCAGTCTCAAACGCAGCCCCGCCGATTCCAGCAGCGATCTGATGGCCCGGCACGTGTGCGACGACCTCGGCGCGGCCGGCGTGGGCACCGAGATCCTGCGATGCGCCGACTACACGATCGAACCCGGGGTCGAGGCCGACATGGGCGGTGACGACCAGTGGCCCCAGATCCGCGAGAAGATCCTCGCCGCCGACGTACTGGTGATCTCCACACCGGTGTGGGTCGGTCACCCGTCCAGCATCACCCAGCGCGTGCTCGAGCGCCTTGACGCCGAGCTGTCCAACACCGACGACGCCGGCAGGCCCGTACTGGCGGGCAAGGTCGCACTGGTGGCCGTGGTCGGCAACGAGGACGGCGCCCACAAGACCGTGGCCGACGTGTTCCAGGCGCTCAACGACATGGGGTACAGCATCCCGGCGCAGGGATGCACCTACTGGAACGGCGAGGCCATGCAGGGCGTCGACTTCAAAGACCTCGACACTGTGCCGGATCCGGTTGCCGGTGCCACCGCGGCGGCCGCGCGCAACGCGGCGCACCTCGCGGGCCTACTCAGTACCGGCCCGTACCCGCCATACGAGTGA
- the mbp1 gene encoding microaggregate-binding protein 1 has protein sequence MTEKNSGPEEGIKGAVEDVKGKAKEAVGTVTGRDDMVREGKAQQDKADAQQAAAKKEAEAESARAGAKAAEKRQESEQRP, from the coding sequence ATGACCGAGAAGAATTCTGGACCCGAAGAAGGCATCAAGGGCGCCGTCGAGGACGTCAAGGGCAAGGCCAAGGAAGCCGTCGGCACCGTGACCGGCCGTGACGACATGGTTCGGGAAGGCAAGGCCCAGCAGGACAAGGCCGATGCCCAGCAGGCCGCCGCCAAGAAGGAAGCCGAGGCCGAATCGGCCCGTGCCGGGGCAAAGGCAGCCGAGAAGCGGCAGGAGTCCGAACAGCGACCCTGA